The following are encoded together in the Spiroplasma apis B31 genome:
- the pstA gene encoding phosphate ABC transporter permease PstA, giving the protein MVNQKKLMGSTKFKKRKADITNKWTVIAFTTFVVFILAVLVGFIIYKSIPALQGNDFLNFIFSTIWNPGKNNDHDAKYGILSIIGSTMMMLLISLMFAIPLTIFSALFITEYLNKKLKNFVITIIQLLAGIPSVVFGLFALDQIGPLTTMMGAKNGSNMMTASITLAFMALPTMITLSINAIESVPDSHRFASLGLGLTKEKTTFGVVLTSAMPKIITAIITGVARIIGETMAVILIAGNSTQGLNTSGGFLDFIFSSIRTLAGTIGLEMLENNGSHHEAALYAIGLVLFFLVIIINLLILAIGNFNKRKRKSIREIKRKNKMRTKNTQTSNLYDSYKLTLLVKSCTDKRIKKKVYSSTMKFFMITSTAIIVGFTSWVILTVLFDGLRHFDASAFIQIKGQRSGIFATIFTTILLVIGSILFAIPLALFAAIYLAEYARKESKFAKTIRFSISVLSSTPSIVFGVFGLSLFVIAFKIPMSIFASSLTMTIVILPSLISVFEDAMTSVPEMYKEAAYGLGMTKTGVIWKVVLPNSMQGIVTGTILAIARIIGESAPVYLTLGTAVRMPSEGFLSSGATLTTQIYMMASEGSSPDTLNVAYQLALVTVLMVLCLNWFSKYIAKKLEPTYKKVKFKNKLINYFNKLRTFNYMKVFQTIRSWTLNIGSNIKNIFSFKKTKASINVSRSRNKLIKNIIKEARENDRKSELREKNNS; this is encoded by the coding sequence ATGGTTAACCAAAAGAAACTAATGGGTAGTACAAAGTTTAAAAAAAGAAAAGCAGATATCACAAATAAATGAACTGTTATTGCATTTACAACATTTGTAGTGTTTATCCTTGCTGTATTAGTTGGTTTTATTATTTATAAATCTATTCCTGCATTACAAGGAAACGACTTTTTAAATTTTATATTCTCAACTATTTGAAATCCTGGTAAAAATAACGATCATGATGCTAAATACGGTATTCTATCTATAATTGGTTCGACTATGATGATGCTTTTGATTTCTCTGATGTTTGCAATTCCTTTAACTATATTTAGTGCTCTATTCATCACAGAATATCTTAATAAAAAACTTAAAAATTTTGTAATAACAATCATTCAGTTACTTGCAGGTATTCCTTCAGTTGTGTTTGGTCTGTTTGCTTTAGATCAAATAGGGCCTTTAACAACAATGATGGGTGCGAAAAATGGTTCGAATATGATGACTGCAAGTATCACTTTGGCATTTATGGCACTACCCACAATGATTACATTATCTATTAATGCTATTGAAAGTGTCCCTGATAGTCATAGATTTGCATCGTTAGGGCTTGGCCTAACGAAAGAAAAAACAACTTTTGGTGTAGTTTTAACAAGTGCAATGCCTAAAATTATTACAGCTATTATTACTGGTGTTGCAAGAATAATCGGAGAAACTATGGCAGTCATATTAATAGCAGGTAATTCCACGCAAGGATTGAATACTTCTGGTGGGTTTCTAGATTTCATATTTTCTTCAATTAGGACTTTAGCTGGAACGATAGGTCTAGAAATGTTAGAAAATAACGGATCACATCATGAGGCGGCATTGTATGCAATCGGATTAGTTTTATTCTTTTTAGTAATAATAATCAATCTTTTGATATTAGCAATAGGGAATTTTAATAAAAGAAAAAGAAAAAGTATTAGAGAAATTAAGCGCAAAAATAAAATGCGTACAAAAAATACGCAAACTTCAAATTTATATGATTCTTACAAATTAACTTTACTTGTTAAAAGTTGCACTGATAAGAGAATTAAAAAAAAGGTATATAGTTCAACTATGAAGTTCTTTATGATAACTTCGACCGCGATAATTGTAGGATTCACTTCTTGAGTAATTCTTACGGTGCTATTCGATGGTCTTAGACATTTTGATGCGAGTGCATTTATTCAAATAAAAGGTCAAAGATCTGGTATATTTGCTACCATTTTCACTACAATTCTCCTAGTGATTGGTTCCATATTATTTGCAATACCTTTGGCTTTATTTGCTGCAATTTATCTTGCTGAGTATGCAAGAAAAGAAAGTAAGTTTGCAAAAACAATTAGATTTTCAATCAGTGTATTGTCTTCAACTCCAAGTATTGTTTTTGGTGTATTCGGTTTAAGTTTATTTGTAATTGCCTTTAAAATTCCAATGTCTATTTTTGCTTCAAGTTTAACAATGACAATAGTTATATTACCTTCATTGATCTCAGTTTTTGAAGACGCGATGACGAGTGTTCCTGAAATGTATAAAGAAGCAGCATATGGTTTAGGGATGACAAAAACGGGTGTCATTTGAAAAGTTGTTTTACCGAACTCTATGCAAGGGATAGTTACAGGGACTATTTTAGCAATTGCAAGAATCATAGGAGAATCAGCACCAGTTTATCTGACATTAGGAACAGCTGTTAGAATGCCAAGTGAAGGATTTTTATCATCAGGTGCAACCTTAACAACGCAAATTTATATGATGGCTTCAGAAGGAAGTAGTCCAGACACTTTAAATGTTGCTTATCAATTAGCATTGGTTACGGTACTAATGGTACTATGCTTAAATTGATTTAGTAAGTACATCGCTAAAAAATTAGAACCTACATACAAGAAAGTGAAGTTTAAAAATAAATTAATCAACTACTTTAATAAATTGAGAACCTTTAACTACATGAAGGTATTTCAAACAATTCGCTCTTGAACGTTAAATATAGGAAGTAACATTAAAAATATATTCAGTTTCAAAAAAACTAAGGCAAGCATAAATGTATCACGGTCACGTAATAAGTTAATCAAAAACATAATTAAGGAGGCAAGGGAAAATGACAGAAAATCAGAACTTAGAGAAAAAAACAATAGTTAA
- the ptsS gene encoding phosphate ABC transporter substrate-binding protein — MNKKISISLILIAIAMLLLWVWTLFIKNSSIIIGGSTSVNPFMQELTKNYYEHNGSKTDFVYNSTGSQAGVSGVEKNMYTAGFISKEVKEETLSENNSFSKKINYQDVLNENDLKDSLKADKVSGEFENNSFASLEFALDAIAIIYNAPEWYRTFEFKSNVGDNKITLETLMNFNLKKDDNNILKQIYLGKLTWLDLAKHLLKEKNYNINLPNFEDQKINTITRESGSGTRSAFTDLTGIKSSDMKSSEVNSNGSMFRNIRDNIGIGYVSYAFVSSVYEEVDASGKVSKNNVRIAGIGGKKLGNKADSGSEPENWYGLKQKNDGSWEPTKEKNEEFIRKCYEFKRPFVSIFNLKNKNFKYLLELFVYMISDESNESFEKEGLVKNFVINPQAKNKVKRGFENG; from the coding sequence ATGAATAAAAAAATTAGCATTTCACTCATACTTATAGCTATAGCGATGTTATTGCTTTGAGTATGAACTTTATTTATAAAAAACTCTTCCATTATAATTGGGGGAAGTACGAGTGTGAACCCGTTTATGCAGGAGTTAACTAAAAATTATTATGAGCATAATGGAAGTAAAACGGACTTCGTTTATAACTCAACAGGTAGTCAAGCTGGTGTTAGTGGTGTAGAAAAAAATATGTACACCGCAGGATTTATTTCTAAGGAAGTAAAAGAAGAAACATTAAGTGAAAATAACAGTTTTTCTAAAAAGATAAACTATCAAGATGTCCTAAACGAAAATGATTTGAAGGATAGTCTTAAAGCCGATAAAGTTAGTGGTGAGTTTGAAAATAACTCATTTGCTTCATTGGAGTTTGCACTTGACGCCATCGCAATAATTTATAATGCTCCTGAATGGTACAGAACTTTTGAATTCAAGTCTAATGTAGGGGATAATAAAATAACACTTGAAACACTTATGAACTTTAATTTAAAAAAAGATGATAATAATATTTTGAAACAAATATATCTTGGTAAACTAACATGATTAGATCTTGCTAAGCATTTGCTAAAAGAGAAAAACTATAATATTAACCTTCCGAATTTTGAAGACCAAAAAATCAACACAATAACTAGAGAAAGTGGTTCAGGAACACGAAGTGCATTTACAGATTTAACAGGAATAAAGTCTTCTGATATGAAGTCTTCTGAAGTTAATTCTAATGGAAGCATGTTTAGGAATATAAGGGATAACATCGGTATTGGATACGTTTCTTACGCATTTGTATCATCTGTTTATGAAGAAGTTGATGCTTCTGGTAAAGTGTCTAAAAATAATGTAAGAATTGCAGGCATCGGTGGTAAAAAATTAGGCAATAAAGCGGATTCAGGAAGCGAACCAGAAAATTGATATGGTTTAAAACAAAAAAATGATGGCAGCTGAGAACCAACTAAAGAAAAAAACGAAGAATTTATAAGAAAATGCTATGAATTTAAAAGACCTTTCGTGTCTATTTTTAATCTGAAAAATAAAAACTTTAAATACTTATTAGAGTTATTTGTTTATATGATTTCTGATGAATCAAATGAAAGTTTTGAAAAAGAAGGACTTGTGAAAAATTTTGTAATTAATCCACAAGCAAAAAATAAAGTTAAAAGAGGTTTTGAAAATGGTTAA